The Pseudomonas asiatica genome has a segment encoding these proteins:
- a CDS encoding nucleoside deaminase translates to MSEERYMREALDLARANIKPGGRPFGAVLVYQGQVLARAVNEIHSTQDPTAHAEMQAIRKASHALGQARLDGAEIYASGHPCPMCLAAMHLCGIERAWFAYDNAEGEPYGLSTAAVYAQMARPPQQQSLPLRALKPSGEAGLYLEWKQANAQ, encoded by the coding sequence ATGTCCGAAGAACGCTACATGCGCGAAGCGCTCGACCTCGCCCGCGCCAACATCAAGCCCGGTGGCCGGCCCTTCGGCGCCGTGCTGGTGTACCAGGGGCAGGTGCTGGCACGTGCGGTCAACGAGATCCACAGCACCCAGGACCCGACCGCCCACGCCGAGATGCAGGCCATCCGCAAGGCCAGCCACGCCCTGGGCCAGGCGCGCCTGGATGGCGCCGAAATCTACGCCAGCGGCCACCCGTGCCCGATGTGCCTGGCGGCCATGCACCTGTGCGGCATCGAGCGGGCCTGGTTTGCCTACGACAACGCCGAGGGCGAACCCTATGGCTTGTCCACCGCGGCGGTATATGCGCAGATGGCTCGCCCGCCCCAGCAGCAGAGCCTGCCGCTGCGCGCGCTGAAGCCCAGCGGCGAAGCCGGTCTGTACCTTGAATGGAAACAGGCCAACGCACAATGA